From Paenibacillus graminis:
ATCCGGCTGTTCTACGGTGTAGTTCAGCTCGCATAGCGAAGAGTGCCCTGTTCCCGCATTATTCCATTCATTAGAGCTCTCCTCACCTGCACTCGCCCGCCGCTCAAACACTGTAATTTTCCAGTCCGGTACTAATTCTTTTAGCAGTGAACCTAACGTCGCACTCATGATTCCGGCACCAATTAAAATAACATCTGTTTTTGTTTGTCGGTTGCTCATTTTTACCGTCCCTCTACCCTACGGATTTGCAGGAAGGATTAAGGCGCTCCTGCTTAGGCGCCATACAAGCCAGGGTGCGGCCTAAGCCGTACACCTTTAATGGATTAATGAAGACCTATTCTTAGTGTATCACTATTATTTATAAATTTTAATATTTATCTATTTTTTTATAGAAAACGGAGTCATTCCTATGACCGCACTCCCGCATATGTGCTCATTCTCTATTTTGCGGATATGCCGTTACCCCTGCCTGCCGTTCACATATTTTAAATGGAGACCGTATAAATGCACACAGTTAAGGGACAAAGAAAGGTATTTCAAAACCAATGCCGACGTCATTGGAAAGCGGGCACATTATATGTATTTGCGCGGATCTAAGACTCTGGTTCTGCGGGAAGATATAATTCGCCGCAATACGCAGGAAAAACCAGTGCCCGGGTAATAAAGAAGCAGATCTGCCCGGATTCCCGGCAATTCTGCTTCTTTGGCGATTTATATTTCAATGACGGGCTATGCCCATCAGCCTGCTTTATAAAGTTTACGCTTATGCTTACGCTTCAGAGAGGTTCTGCTTTTTCTCAGTGAAAGGTGTTTGATTACATGTTTTCTTCTTCTCACTGTCCGCAGTTTTTTCCTTCTCAGTTTCAGAATGCTTCTTCTTACATACCGGTACTTAATCAGCCTTGCGCGCTTAATCGAACGATACCGGGCGCGGATTATTTTTTTTCTTCTCAGTCTGCGTCTTAGCCGCAAGGTTCTGCGGAGTTTCCGTCTGTACCGCCGCTTCACTGGAATGCAATCCGGGGGCGGAGCAGGCGCTTCAGCGACGGGGATTTCCTGAATTGGAGGGGCCGGAGGCTGAATTTCTTGAACCGGTGGGGCCAACAGCTGAACTTCATGAACCGGAGGTTCAGGGAACTGAACTTCTGGAGCAGGCGGGTTCACCGGGATGTTGGCTTGAACCGGCTCGAAAACCGGTTCTGGCGCATACCCTCCACCCCAGCCCCAGGGGGTCATGGCACGGAAATTATTGTATAGCTCTGCATGGGGGGAATCTGCATCCCACCATTTGCTGTCTCCGGCGAAATGAATAATTTTATGCTCTAAATCGAGCTCATTCTTAGCGAACGTATTAAAGCACTGGTCCAATTGTAAATAGTTGCAGCTGTACACCGCATTCAGAACGTCCTGGTCAGGCATGGTCATCTTTGGGAAATTACGCAGGAAATTAAGCATTTCTCCATACCAGTTCTCTTTTTTGCGGATATTGTCCAGGTGAAACAGAATGACGCCTGAGTTAAAGTACAGCTCCGCACTTAGCCCCATTGAAGTAAAGTACTCCAGCAAATTTTCCCCTTGATCCAATACTGCCCCCAAATAACGGTCTCCCAGGTCAACGCTCCATAGTTCATTAATATCCATATTCACCAAAATATCGCAATCCAGGTAAATCACTCGTTCTGTCTGGATAATTATCGGAAGCAGCAAACGATACATACTGGCCATTGTCCAGTAGTCGATTTTATGCACGCCTGCTGCCACTTCCTGCATATCCCCAGGAATTGTAACATGATAAAACAAGATGTTGTGATGAAATACATCGACCATCTGAGTGAGTTTTAACTTGCTTTCCTCACTTAAGGAATCATCATGCACAATGTGCACTCTGATCGTTTGCTCGGTCTTGGAAAAAATCGAGGCAAGAACAACAGCCGCATGCTCCGTATAGCTTCCGTCTTTGTCGTTAATTGTTAAAACCAATTCAACCATTATCAAAGATCACCTACCTTTAAAGTATACTAATGCACAATTACTTGATGCACTCGACTACTTTAAGTGTATGTTTACCCTGGTGACCGGATTGGACTTATCCCCAGTTCATACCCATTTTATTTTGAATCGTTCTGCAAGCCGGCCTGGGTTCTTGTAACTCTTGCACGATCGCCCAGAATATGACGGGCCGGCCGCTCTTGAATTTCCTGTTCAGCCAGATGAACATATGAGCCGAAAACACTTCCCTCTGCATGAACATGGGACAATGCCACCTGGTCCGTCAAAATGCTATCGGATAGAATGCAATCTTCGACCACACTATTCGGGCCAATATACACATATGGTCCCACCACACTGTTCGTTACGGTGGCAGTCGGATCAATTCTAACCGGAGGAATCCACTGAACAGAGCTGTGCGTGCCGGATGGTTTCCCAAAGTTCTGCGGATCCTGATCCATCTTGTAGCGATTCGCTTCAAGCCATCTGTCATGGGTCCCGATATCAAAAAACGGTTCAGTCGCTATGCTGTACACCACATGTCTGCCTTCTGTAATTAACAATTGAATGGCATCTGTCATCTCGTATTCTCCACGAGGGGAGGGTATCAGCCTGTCCATTGCCGGCCAGATAGCTGCAGTAAGAGCGTAGACGCCAACAATAGCCAAATCCGATTTGGGATATTTAGGCTTTTCCTCCAAACCGACAATTTGTCCGGCATCGATGACAGCGACACCAAATTGACTAGGGTCCTTAACCTGCTGGAGCAGTATTGAAGCCACAGCCTTGTCTGCTTCCAATGACCGGATTAAGGGCACTATATCCCCTTCATACAAATTATCGCCAAGCATCAATATAAACGGGGAATCCGCCATAAATGACTTCGCGCTTTTTACCGCATCCGCCAGCCCCATAGGTTCTTCCTGCAGAAGAAAGGTTAAAGAGGCGTTCCACCGCTCCCCATCCCCAATCGTTTGCCGGATCTCTCCCTGCGAATGGTTCACAACGATTCCAATCTCGGTAATTCCGGCCGCAACAAGTTTTTTAATAATAGTGACAAGAATATACTCCCCGTTAACGGGTAACATGCACTTTGGTTTGGTATAGGTTGAAGGCTGCAGTCTGGTTCCCCGGCCGGCGCATAGAATTAACCCTTTCATAAACATACCCCCTACTTATAAAATTAGTATCTTCGGACTCGCTGTAAATAAGAGCTCTTTACATTTTATGCACAAGCTATAAAGGAGCTTGGGTATATAATAAGCAGCAATGAC
This genomic window contains:
- a CDS encoding glycosyltransferase; protein product: MVELVLTINDKDGSYTEHAAVVLASIFSKTEQTIRVHIVHDDSLSEESKLKLTQMVDVFHHNILFYHVTIPGDMQEVAAGVHKIDYWTMASMYRLLLPIIIQTERVIYLDCDILVNMDINELWSVDLGDRYLGAVLDQGENLLEYFTSMGLSAELYFNSGVILFHLDNIRKKENWYGEMLNFLRNFPKMTMPDQDVLNAVYSCNYLQLDQCFNTFAKNELDLEHKIIHFAGDSKWWDADSPHAELYNNFRAMTPWGWGGGYAPEPVFEPVQANIPVNPPAPEVQFPEPPVHEVQLLAPPVQEIQPPAPPIQEIPVAEAPAPPPDCIPVKRRYRRKLRRTLRLRRRLRRKKIIRARYRSIKRARLIKYRYVRRSILKLRRKKLRTVRRRKHVIKHLSLRKSRTSLKRKHKRKLYKAG
- a CDS encoding sugar phosphate nucleotidyltransferase, yielding MKGLILCAGRGTRLQPSTYTKPKCMLPVNGEYILVTIIKKLVAAGITEIGIVVNHSQGEIRQTIGDGERWNASLTFLLQEEPMGLADAVKSAKSFMADSPFILMLGDNLYEGDIVPLIRSLEADKAVASILLQQVKDPSQFGVAVIDAGQIVGLEEKPKYPKSDLAIVGVYALTAAIWPAMDRLIPSPRGEYEMTDAIQLLITEGRHVVYSIATEPFFDIGTHDRWLEANRYKMDQDPQNFGKPSGTHSSVQWIPPVRIDPTATVTNSVVGPYVYIGPNSVVEDCILSDSILTDQVALSHVHAEGSVFGSYVHLAEQEIQERPARHILGDRARVTRTQAGLQNDSK